TATCGACGCGCTCTTCAAGGCGGATCATGCGCTCGAGTACGCTGAAAAGGTGCTCTCCCCAGGCGGCGGAGAATCGCTCGATGCCGATGGATTCTCCAGCTGCCGCGGCGATGTCGACCACTTTGCTGATTTCCTGGATGCGGTTTTCCCCGTCGAGACGCACCTTGATTTCCTCCTCGCCCACCTCGATGTCCCTGTTCAGTGCGATACAGTCGGCATGCGGCGACTCAAGAAGGGAAGTCACGATGCGGCGGTCAAAGAGGATGTCGCTGTCGAGCAGCAGCATGTTGCGTCCCGCCACTTCAGCCCTCGCAAGCCAGAGGGAATAGATGTTGTTCGTGCTGTCGTAGACGGGATTGTGCAGGTAGGTGACGTCCAACCGCGGCCAGTGTCTGTGTACGTGCTCCTGTATCATGTCGTCGAGGTATCCCGTTACGAACACAAAACGCTCGATACCGTTGGCGAGCAGATTGTCGACGGTGCGCTGGAGAATGGAGCGTCCCCCGAGTTCGAGCAGGCATTTCGGGGCGTTGTCGGTGAGGGGACGAAGGCGGCGGGCCATGCCGGCGGCGAGAATAAGTGCGGTCATGCGGTATCAGCTTACTTTGAAACGATGATTGATGCGGCGCTGCAGCGGATACAGCAGCAGTGCCCAGAGATTTCCCCCGATGACGAGTCCGTACACGTAGACGTCGAGACGATTCAGGAATGCGCAGATCACCATCCATGTAATCTGCGAGGTGGGACCGAGGAAAAGCCAGAGCTTTATCATGCGGCGGTTGGCTCTGCGGTATTCTTCCGGATCGGCATCGGTGAGCAC
The genomic region above belongs to bacterium and contains:
- a CDS encoding phosphocholine cytidylyltransferase family protein, with amino-acid sequence MTALILAAGMARRLRPLTDNAPKCLLELGGRSILQRTVDNLLANGIERFVFVTGYLDDMIQEHVHRHWPRLDVTYLHNPVYDSTNNIYSLWLARAEVAGRNMLLLDSDILFDRRIVTSLLESPHADCIALNRDIEVGEEEIKVRLDGENRIQEISKVVDIAAAAGESIGIERFSAAWGEHLFSVLERMIRLEERVDIFYEAAFEEVIREGSDLYAVDISQYACMELDTVEDFRAAEQGILPALG